A window of Endomicrobiales bacterium contains these coding sequences:
- a CDS encoding pentapeptide repeat-containing protein — translation MTNNNILFSEVSFENRVFQNISLSKEEIRNKEFLNCSFNNCAFGECNFSGSSFNDCTFKSCNLPNITIDNCRFRNTVFEECKIVGVIFARINPFLLSWIFKQCKIELCNFSGLKMARSQFIQSFICETDFINTDLRESSFADSDLHASKFHNVNLEKANFVGARNYYIDPITNKIKHAKFSYPDVLSLLAAFEIKVE, via the coding sequence ATGACCAATAACAATATACTTTTTTCAGAAGTATCTTTTGAAAATCGGGTGTTTCAAAATATTTCTCTTTCCAAAGAGGAAATTCGCAATAAAGAGTTCTTAAATTGCAGTTTCAATAACTGTGCCTTCGGAGAATGCAATTTTTCCGGCTCATCATTTAATGATTGTACCTTCAAGAGTTGTAACCTTCCAAATATAACAATAGATAACTGCCGTTTTAGAAATACAGTTTTTGAAGAGTGTAAAATTGTCGGTGTTATTTTCGCGCGAATCAATCCATTTCTTTTAAGTTGGATATTTAAGCAATGTAAAATTGAGCTTTGTAATTTCAGCGGCCTTAAAATGGCGCGTAGTCAATTCATTCAATCTTTTATTTGTGAAACGGATTTTATTAATACCGATCTCAGAGAATCCAGTTTTGCTGACTCCGATTTACACGCAAGTAAGTTTCATAATGTCAATTTAGAAAAAGCAAATTTTGTAGGTGCGCGCAATTATTATATTGATCCTATTACCAATAAAATAAAACACGCAAAGTTTTC
- a CDS encoding ORF6N domain-containing protein, with product MKVLSIQDIVSKKIFYLREQKIMISTHLAELYGVEVRALVQTVKRNIERFPKDFMFQLNNNEYMNLKSQFVISKRGGAHRALPYAFTEQGVAMLSSVLNSKRAIQVNIGIMRVFVNIRKLVAGDMEINSRLNSLEYNDKLQDRNIKMIFKVIHEPPDTKLLTPEKPFSNRKVVRDVISTCEGYIYWVDKYFSTVGLDLIAESINMASVRDIRILMSHDKADKNFTAMFKHLKQELQSNGVTCEFRLITDKKLNTIIHDRWIVSENQCYNLPSTDTVARGQYSEVKKTSNIPPFIEWWDKSK from the coding sequence ATGAAGGTGTTGTCAATCCAAGATATTGTTAGCAAAAAAATATTTTATTTGCGTGAACAAAAGATAATGATAAGTACACATTTAGCCGAACTTTATGGGGTAGAAGTTAGAGCTTTGGTTCAGACCGTGAAACGAAATATTGAAAGATTTCCAAAGGACTTTATGTTTCAGTTGAATAATAATGAATATATGAATTTGAAATCACAATTTGTGATTTCAAAAAGAGGCGGTGCTCATAGAGCTTTACCCTATGCTTTTACTGAGCAAGGTGTAGCGATGCTTTCAAGTGTGCTAAATAGTAAAAGAGCCATACAGGTGAACATAGGAATAATGAGAGTATTCGTTAATATTAGAAAATTGGTAGCAGGAGACATGGAAATAAATAGTAGATTGAACTCATTGGAATATAATGATAAATTGCAAGACAGAAATATAAAAATGATTTTCAAAGTTATACATGAACCGCCCGATACTAAATTATTAACACCAGAGAAACCATTTTCAAATAGAAAAGTTGTAAGGGATGTTATTAGTACTTGCGAGGGCTATATCTATTGGGTAGATAAATATTTCTCAACGGTCGGTTTAGATCTAATAGCAGAATCAATTAATATGGCAAGTGTAAGGGATATTAGAATTTTAATGTCACATGATAAAGCGGATAAAAATTTTACAGCTATGTTCAAACATTTGAAACAGGAATTGCAGAGCAATGGAGTAACTTGTGAATTTCGCCTGATTACAGATAAAAAGTTAAATACCATTATTCATGATAGATGGATTGTTTCTGAGAATCAGTGTTATAATTTGCCTTCAACAGATACTGTTGCCAGAGGACAGTATTCTGAAGTAAAAAAGACCTCAAATATTCCGCCTTTCATTGAATGGTGGGATAAAAGTAAGTAG
- a CDS encoding restriction endonuclease, producing the protein MKIPDYQSIMLPILKFAGDNQEHTVREAIDYISNAFKLTEQDRKEILPSGSQYIIDNRVGWAKTYLKKAGLLESPKRSYFKITDLGLDVLKKNPSEINVEFLLQFPLFIEFRSTKKEKNEHEEQETDTSSTQTPQELLEYGYQKIKKDLSQELLSFVKQSSPRFFEKLVVELLLAMGYGGSRKDAGQAIGQSGDGGIDGIIKEDKLGLDVIYLQAKRWEGIVGSKEIRNFVGSLVGQKANKGVFITTSEFTKDSLEYVKTITHKVILINGEMLTQLMIENNIGVSKVISYDVKKIDSDYFVEE; encoded by the coding sequence ATGAAAATACCAGATTACCAGTCAATAATGCTTCCTATTCTAAAATTTGCAGGAGATAATCAAGAGCACACCGTAAGAGAAGCAATTGACTACATTTCTAATGCTTTTAAACTGACTGAGCAGGACAGAAAAGAAATTTTGCCAAGTGGCTCACAGTACATTATTGATAATCGTGTTGGTTGGGCAAAAACTTATCTCAAAAAAGCCGGCTTGCTTGAATCTCCAAAGCGATCATATTTCAAAATAACTGACCTCGGACTAGATGTTCTTAAGAAAAATCCATCAGAAATTAATGTAGAATTTCTTTTGCAATTTCCTTTATTTATAGAATTTAGAAGTACAAAAAAAGAAAAAAACGAACATGAAGAACAAGAGACAGATACTAGCTCAACACAAACACCTCAAGAGCTTCTAGAATATGGCTATCAGAAAATAAAGAAGGATTTATCACAAGAATTATTGAGTTTTGTTAAACAAAGCTCACCTAGATTTTTTGAAAAGTTAGTTGTAGAACTTTTGCTTGCTATGGGATATGGTGGCTCTCGAAAGGACGCAGGCCAAGCAATCGGTCAAAGTGGCGACGGTGGTATTGATGGAATTATTAAAGAGGATAAACTTGGTCTTGATGTTATTTATCTCCAAGCAAAACGTTGGGAAGGTATTGTTGGTTCAAAAGAAATTAGAAATTTTGTTGGTAGTTTGGTTGGACAGAAAGCAAACAAGGGAGTTTTTATTACGACTTCCGAATTTACAAAAGATTCATTGGAGTATGTAAAGACGATAACGCATAAAGTTATATTGATTAACGGTGAAATGCTTACTCAACTGATGATTGAAAACAATATAGGCGTTTCAAAAGTAATCAGCTATGACGTTAAAAAAATAGATTCAGATTATTTTGTAGAAGAGTAA
- a CDS encoding ATP-binding cassette domain-containing protein produces MALAKPQSGKHKYAIIHLLTEQANNYASQLGAYFFNPDFAIGFGFKQKGLAMLSTEKITLSFGKRILFEDVSIKFAPGNCYGLIGANGSGKSTFLKILSGEIEPTKGTVSFSPNERIAVLKQNHFEFDECPVLRTVIMGHKQLYSIMQERDEIYAKETFSDEDGMRVAHLESDFGHFNGWEAESEAAKLLSGLEIPEALHEKKMKELTGSEKVRVLLAQALFGNPDIILMDEPTNNLDIETINWLEDFLLDFKNTVIVVSHDRHFLDKVCTHVADIDYNHIALFTGNYSFWREASQLALTQKSDYNKKMETKIEELKAFIARFSANASKAKQATSRRNLLDKITLEDIKPSSRRYPYAFFKQSREAGNDMLMVDSLNKTAADGTVLLKDLTFTIKKSEKVAFVGRNRIAVSSLLQILAGEEESDSGEFKWGITTTQEYFPKDNSKYFTEQINLVDWLRQFSKEKSENFIRGFLGKMLFSGEETQKMIVHLSGGEKVRCMLSKMMLTEANVLLFDEPTNHLDLESISALNEGLEAFAGTILFSSHDHQFVQTIANRIIEVTPNGFIDKLMTYDEYLADERVKNLREELYK; encoded by the coding sequence TTGGCACTTGCCAAACCTCAAAGCGGCAAACACAAATATGCTATAATACACCTGCTTACAGAGCAAGCAAACAATTACGCTTCGCAACTTGGAGCGTATTTTTTTAACCCGGATTTTGCAATAGGATTTGGGTTTAAACAAAAAGGATTAGCAATGCTTAGTACAGAAAAAATTACCCTGTCATTTGGAAAAAGAATTTTATTTGAAGATGTGTCAATTAAATTTGCCCCGGGCAACTGCTATGGTTTAATTGGGGCAAACGGTTCTGGCAAATCTACATTTCTTAAAATTTTATCTGGAGAGATTGAGCCAACAAAAGGCACTGTATCTTTTTCGCCAAATGAACGCATTGCTGTACTAAAACAAAACCATTTTGAGTTTGATGAGTGCCCGGTGCTTAGAACAGTTATTATGGGCCATAAACAACTTTATAGTATTATGCAAGAACGCGACGAAATTTACGCAAAAGAAACCTTCAGCGATGAAGACGGTATGAGAGTTGCGCACCTTGAGTCCGACTTTGGACATTTTAATGGCTGGGAAGCCGAGTCGGAAGCGGCAAAGCTTTTAAGCGGATTAGAGATACCCGAGGCACTACACGAGAAGAAAATGAAAGAGCTTACCGGAAGCGAAAAGGTGCGAGTGCTGCTTGCCCAAGCGCTTTTTGGCAACCCTGACATTATTTTAATGGATGAGCCCACAAATAATTTAGACATTGAAACAATAAACTGGCTTGAAGATTTTTTACTTGATTTTAAAAATACGGTCATTGTGGTTTCTCACGACAGGCATTTTTTAGATAAAGTTTGCACACATGTCGCAGATATTGATTACAACCACATTGCGCTTTTTACTGGCAACTACAGTTTTTGGCGCGAAGCAAGCCAGCTTGCGTTAACACAAAAATCCGATTACAACAAGAAAATGGAAACAAAAATTGAGGAGTTAAAAGCATTTATCGCACGCTTTAGCGCAAACGCATCAAAAGCAAAGCAGGCAACTTCGCGCAGAAATTTGCTTGATAAAATAACTCTGGAAGATATAAAACCATCGTCGCGCCGATACCCGTATGCCTTTTTTAAACAATCGCGGGAAGCAGGCAACGATATGTTGATGGTTGATTCATTAAATAAAACAGCTGCAGACGGCACTGTACTACTTAAAGACTTAACTTTTACAATTAAAAAATCGGAAAAAGTTGCTTTTGTTGGCAGAAACCGTATTGCTGTTAGCTCACTTTTACAAATACTCGCGGGTGAAGAAGAATCAGATTCAGGCGAATTTAAATGGGGCATTACAACTACACAGGAATACTTTCCAAAAGATAACTCAAAATACTTTACCGAACAAATAAATTTGGTTGACTGGCTAAGGCAGTTTTCAAAAGAAAAAAGTGAAAATTTTATACGCGGCTTTTTAGGCAAGATGCTTTTTTCGGGTGAAGAAACGCAAAAAATGATAGTTCATCTCTCAGGCGGTGAAAAGGTGCGCTGTATGCTTTCTAAAATGATGCTTACGGAAGCAAATGTACTTTTGTTTGACGAGCCAACAAACCATTTAGACCTTGAATCTATCAGCGCGTTAAACGAGGGGTTAGAGGCCTTCGCTGGCACTATACTTTTTTCGTCGCACGACCATCAATTTGTGCAAACGATAGCAAACCGAATAATTGAAGTGACTCCGAATGGATTTATAGATAAGCTAATGACCTACGATGAGTACCTTGCCGATGAGAGAGTAAAAAACCTGCGCGAAGAACTTTACAAATAG
- a CDS encoding GIY-YIG nuclease family protein, translating into MYVLYSKKLKHLYKGSTGNLRNRLAEHNSGAVVSTKFGKPWELLYYEAFQNKTDALIEEKFLKSGKGRQRLDYLLKNALMSESARG; encoded by the coding sequence GTGTATGTTTTATACAGTAAAAAATTAAAACATCTATACAAAGGGTCAACTGGTAATCTTAGAAATCGTTTGGCTGAACATAATTCTGGAGCCGTGGTGTCGACTAAATTTGGGAAACCATGGGAGTTGTTGTATTATGAAGCTTTTCAAAATAAAACAGATGCGTTAATTGAGGAAAAGTTTCTCAAAAGTGGTAAAGGAAGACAAAGATTAGATTACTTATTGAAAAACGCATTGATGAGTGAGTCAGCCCGAGGCTGA
- a CDS encoding WG repeat-containing protein: MKKILLFLIVILLVVILLMANYKDSLVPIQVNEKWGFANMGGEIVINPQFDLVNPFFEGVAAVNVKGNWGYIEKTGEFVIEPQFNTVYPFSGGLASVEVDNKWGYIDKIGKWVSIINQSDDAYVFSEGLALIMVGNKYGYIDSKNNVAVQPKLDGGSQFIEGLAAVEVDDKWGYIDKTDNYAANPQFNNVFDFSEGLGSVEVGDKWGYINKKGEMVIEPQFDMAYPFSGGLAVVEVDDKWGYIDKIGKWVSIINQPDDAYVFSEGLALIMVGNKYGYIDSKNNVAIQPKFDGGAQFIEGLASVEVDNKWGYIDNTGNYVITPQFDNVFDFSEGLGSVEVGYKYGYINKKGEMVIEPQFDMAYPFLEGIASVNSKGKWIYINQKGEELDSKK; the protein is encoded by the coding sequence ATGAAAAAGATTTTACTTTTCTTAATTGTGATTTTGCTTGTAGTTATCTTGTTAATGGCTAACTATAAAGATAGCCTTGTGCCAATACAGGTTAATGAGAAATGGGGTTTTGCCAACATGGGTGGTGAAATAGTCATAAACCCGCAGTTTGACCTTGTTAACCCGTTTTTTGAGGGAGTTGCAGCTGTAAATGTAAAAGGCAATTGGGGTTATATAGAGAAAACAGGGGAATTTGTAATAGAGCCGCAGTTTAATACGGTGTATCCATTTTCAGGCGGTCTTGCTTCTGTGGAAGTTGATAATAAATGGGGTTACATTGATAAAATTGGAAAATGGGTATCAATAATAAATCAGTCCGACGATGCATATGTATTTTCAGAAGGCCTTGCTCTTATAATGGTAGGCAATAAATATGGCTATATAGACAGCAAAAACAATGTAGCCGTCCAGCCAAAGTTAGATGGCGGTTCACAATTTATTGAAGGTCTTGCTGCTGTAGAAGTTGATGATAAATGGGGTTACATTGATAAGACAGACAACTATGCGGCAAACCCACAGTTTAACAATGTGTTTGATTTTTCAGAGGGGCTTGGTTCAGTAGAAGTTGGCGATAAATGGGGTTATATCAATAAAAAAGGTGAAATGGTAATAGAACCGCAGTTTGATATGGCGTATCCATTTTCAGGCGGCCTTGCTGTTGTAGAAGTTGATGATAAATGGGGTTACATTGATAAAATCGGCAAATGGGTATCAATAATAAATCAACCCGACGATGCATATGTATTTTCAGAAGGCCTTGCTCTTATAATGGTAGGCAATAAATACGGCTATATAGACAGCAAAAACAATGTAGCCATCCAGCCAAAGTTTGACGGTGGTGCGCAATTTATTGAAGGTCTTGCTTCTGTGGAAGTTGATAATAAATGGGGTTACATTGATAACACAGGCAACTATGTTATAACTCCTCAGTTTGACAATGTGTTTGATTTTTCAGAGGGGCTTGGTTCAGTAGAAGTTGGCTATAAATACGGCTACATCAATAAAAAAGGTGAAATGGTAATAGAACCGCAGTTTGATATGGCGTATCCATTTTTAGAAGGTATTGCATCGGTTAACTCAAAAGGCAAATGGATATATATAAATCAAAAAGGTGAAGAGTTAGATTCGAAAAAGTAA
- a CDS encoding phosphotransacetylase, producing the protein MKSFFDSLSKQAKEVKATIIFAEGDEDRTLIAAANLVHEGICTVKLTAVSKEAIVATAKRNGLELTGLEVIEPSIETLDKTVVENFINSRVVRGISRQDAQAMVIDPLMFSALYVKSGYATGCVMGARASTPDVLRAAISGIGVAAGTKLVSSFFLMVPPPSSHSIIKEPVVYADCGVNPDPKAIGLKDIAVASVASFKSLFPSRTPKVAFLSFSTKGSSEHKAVDEIVKAVKLTQKHFKNDSSVLIDGELQFDAAIIPAIAERKSPNSLIKGDANIFIFPDLNSGNISYKITERLGGFTAIGPILQGVAKPINDLSRGCKPHDIFYTAVITILQSR; encoded by the coding sequence ATGAAAAGTTTTTTTGACTCATTATCAAAACAGGCAAAAGAAGTAAAAGCCACAATTATATTTGCAGAAGGCGACGAAGACCGCACCCTAATTGCGGCGGCAAACCTTGTGCACGAAGGCATCTGCACCGTAAAACTAACGGCTGTTTCAAAGGAAGCAATAGTTGCCACAGCAAAGCGCAATGGCCTTGAGCTTACCGGCCTTGAAGTAATTGAGCCGAGTATTGAAACGCTTGATAAAACCGTTGTAGAAAATTTTATAAATTCAAGGGTTGTAAGAGGAATAAGCCGGCAAGATGCGCAAGCTATGGTGATAGATCCGTTAATGTTTAGCGCGCTTTATGTAAAAAGCGGTTATGCAACTGGTTGCGTAATGGGTGCTCGCGCCTCAACACCCGATGTATTGCGTGCCGCAATTTCCGGTATTGGCGTGGCCGCGGGCACAAAGTTGGTATCGTCATTTTTCTTAATGGTACCGCCGCCTTCCTCCCACTCAATAATTAAAGAGCCGGTAGTATATGCCGATTGTGGTGTGAACCCAGACCCTAAGGCGATAGGATTAAAAGACATAGCGGTGGCAAGCGTTGCAAGTTTTAAGAGCTTGTTTCCTTCAAGAACACCAAAAGTTGCATTTCTGTCATTTTCCACAAAAGGCAGTTCCGAACACAAAGCTGTTGACGAAATTGTAAAGGCAGTGAAACTTACTCAAAAACACTTCAAAAATGATTCAAGTGTTTTAATTGATGGCGAACTTCAGTTTGATGCCGCAATAATCCCTGCAATTGCAGAGCGCAAGTCGCCAAATTCTTTAATAAAAGGTGATGCGAATATATTTATATTCCCAGACCTTAACTCAGGCAACATCTCATATAAAATAACCGAGCGGCTTGGCGGCTTTACCGCAATAGGCCCAATTTTGCAAGGTGTTGCAAAGCCAATAAACGATTTAAGCCGTGGGTGCAAACCTCACGATATTTTTTATACAGCTGTCATAACCATCCTGCAAAGCCGATAG
- a CDS encoding YajQ family cyclic di-GMP-binding protein produces MANFSFDIVSEVDMQEVDNAINQAQKELAQRYDFKGTKCSIEFNKAEKKIILLANDDFKLKALQDIMEGRFAKRGVSIKSINYNTPDNAFGGSIRQVAEITSGLPKEKAKEIVQLIKNMNLKVQTQIEGEKLRVISAKKDDLQSVIAGLRESNFSLPLQFTNFR; encoded by the coding sequence ATGGCAAATTTTTCTTTTGATATTGTTTCAGAAGTAGATATGCAAGAGGTTGATAACGCAATAAATCAAGCGCAAAAAGAGCTTGCCCAAAGGTACGATTTTAAGGGCACTAAATGCTCAATTGAGTTTAACAAAGCAGAAAAGAAAATAATACTGCTTGCCAACGATGATTTTAAATTAAAAGCCCTGCAAGATATTATGGAAGGGCGTTTTGCGAAAAGGGGTGTATCTATAAAGTCAATAAATTACAACACGCCCGACAATGCGTTTGGTGGCTCAATTAGGCAGGTTGCGGAAATAACATCGGGGTTGCCAAAAGAAAAGGCAAAAGAAATTGTGCAGTTAATAAAAAATATGAACTTAAAAGTTCAAACCCAAATAGAGGGCGAAAAACTGCGTGTAATATCAGCAAAAAAAGACGACCTCCAATCGGTTATTGCAGGTTTAAGAGAATCAAATTTTTCTTTACCGTTACAGTTCACAAATTTCAGGTAG
- a CDS encoding glycosyltransferase, with the protein MLYLLITLLSLSFLLLIIYVTLLVAHSKAKNKELFGFGTLPKVSILKPISGLDDGLEENIESFFTIDYPSYEIVFGLDTQDPACLKAVEKAREKFPDVPSKVVSVLSKKILNPKITTLINMEPSATGQLYWITDSNIRVERDTLKNLVHEYLSKGSKIVFSPIRGDGGNSLGSIIENSYMNFFVSSNIIAAWKFLKMPLIVGKSMLIEKAKLEELGGFERFREYLAEDFVMGEIYAKEKVHISTNYTWVTNYASSASVKKVYDRLARWAKLRFNIKREHYFCEVLLNPVILSLIFAIFLGKTAVTIYVAAFLFKVVLEYIVLFAVSRIDRKNFKVLFLLPVAVFLKDIMLFIVYLAPFINSSVNWRGRQIRIGAQSKILYIEGGVQESTESQVWQQQPHKEGTHISASGLAWVISAIMGLGHMRAATPLKDIACGQKIVVEGKDEFSSAEECLTWARLKKIYYVMSSAKRILVIGRYIIKLLNTMEKIPYYYPTRDHSKPTWAVKYLKHLINNENLCKNTIMRVRQSPNPVVSSFYASSIAVDMRLGNTVDNYLIVCDSDINRVWVSEYPSRSSIKYLIPCTQIKKRLMSYGVPEENILLTGFPLPKENIGSKEDLEILKEDIFNRLLRLDPYNKFFSIYKKDVFYLLNKEELPDERESFFTVAFAVGGAGSQTEIAQKLLHSLRGKIVEGKIKVFLSAGVRVEVRDKFIEYIKALKLTEYIGDAIKIVFDEDITNYLFKFNKMLRTIDVLWTKPSELSFYCALGIPIIIAPSIGAHEDSNARWLDEIHAGIFPPGPVEYADEWLFDLREKGRLADAAWAGFLKARKLGTYKIEELVKTGKFLPGAGPLEQ; encoded by the coding sequence ATGCTTTATTTACTAATAACACTTTTAAGTTTGTCGTTTCTTTTGCTTATTATTTATGTGACTTTGCTTGTAGCGCACAGTAAGGCCAAAAATAAAGAGCTATTTGGTTTTGGCACATTGCCTAAAGTTTCCATTTTAAAGCCAATAAGTGGTTTAGATGATGGTTTAGAAGAAAATATAGAATCATTTTTTACAATAGATTATCCGTCTTATGAAATTGTTTTTGGTTTAGATACCCAAGACCCAGCCTGCCTTAAAGCCGTAGAAAAAGCAAGGGAAAAATTCCCAGATGTGCCCTCAAAAGTTGTAAGCGTCTTATCTAAAAAAATATTAAACCCCAAAATAACCACTCTAATAAATATGGAGCCATCTGCCACAGGGCAGTTATACTGGATTACCGATTCAAACATCCGTGTTGAGCGCGATACATTAAAAAATCTTGTGCACGAATACCTCTCAAAAGGTTCAAAAATTGTATTTTCGCCTATTCGTGGAGATGGCGGCAACTCGCTTGGCAGTATTATTGAAAACTCCTATATGAACTTTTTTGTTTCAAGCAACATTATAGCGGCATGGAAATTTTTAAAAATGCCCCTAATTGTCGGCAAAAGTATGTTAATTGAAAAAGCAAAGTTAGAAGAGCTTGGCGGCTTTGAGCGTTTTAGAGAGTACTTGGCGGAAGATTTTGTTATGGGCGAAATTTACGCCAAAGAAAAGGTTCATATATCCACAAACTATACATGGGTAACAAATTATGCTTCAAGTGCCAGCGTTAAAAAGGTTTATGACCGATTAGCCCGCTGGGCAAAATTGCGCTTTAACATAAAACGCGAGCATTATTTTTGCGAGGTATTATTAAACCCGGTAATATTGTCGCTTATTTTTGCGATATTTTTGGGTAAAACAGCTGTTACTATTTATGTGGCGGCTTTTTTGTTTAAGGTTGTTTTAGAGTACATTGTGCTTTTCGCGGTAAGTAGAATAGATAGAAAAAATTTTAAGGTGTTGTTTCTTTTACCTGTGGCGGTATTTCTAAAAGATATTATGTTGTTTATTGTATACCTGGCTCCATTTATTAACAGCAGCGTAAATTGGCGTGGCAGGCAAATACGCATTGGCGCGCAAAGCAAAATTCTCTATATTGAAGGTGGCGTACAAGAATCAACTGAGTCCCAAGTTTGGCAACAGCAGCCACACAAAGAAGGCACCCACATAAGCGCAAGCGGCCTTGCCTGGGTAATCTCCGCAATTATGGGGCTTGGGCATATGAGGGCTGCAACCCCATTAAAAGATATTGCCTGCGGCCAAAAAATAGTTGTTGAGGGCAAAGATGAGTTTTCTTCCGCCGAAGAGTGCCTTACATGGGCACGGCTTAAAAAAATATACTATGTAATGTCCAGTGCCAAGCGCATTCTCGTTATTGGGCGATACATAATAAAGTTGCTAAATACTATGGAAAAAATACCTTACTATTACCCTACAAGAGATCACTCCAAACCAACATGGGCCGTAAAATATCTTAAGCATCTGATAAACAACGAAAACCTATGCAAAAACACAATAATGCGTGTTCGCCAAAGCCCAAACCCTGTGGTCAGCAGTTTTTATGCCTCATCAATAGCCGTAGATATGCGCCTTGGCAACACGGTAGATAACTATTTAATTGTTTGCGATTCTGATATAAATAGGGTGTGGGTTAGCGAATATCCGTCAAGAAGTTCAATAAAGTATTTAATACCCTGCACGCAAATAAAAAAGCGGCTTATGTCTTATGGTGTGCCGGAAGAAAATATTTTGTTAACTGGTTTTCCATTGCCTAAAGAAAACATTGGCAGTAAAGAGGATTTAGAAATTTTAAAAGAAGATATATTTAACCGGCTTCTGCGTTTAGACCCTTATAATAAGTTTTTTTCAATATACAAAAAAGATGTGTTTTATTTGTTAAACAAAGAAGAGTTGCCCGATGAGCGCGAAAGTTTTTTTACGGTTGCATTTGCAGTTGGCGGTGCCGGTTCTCAAACAGAAATAGCGCAAAAATTACTGCACAGTTTAAGGGGTAAAATTGTTGAAGGGAAAATAAAAGTTTTCCTTTCAGCCGGAGTGCGTGTAGAAGTGCGCGATAAATTTATTGAATATATAAAAGCGCTTAAATTAACCGAGTATATAGGCGATGCCATTAAGATAGTATTTGATGAAGATATAACAAATTATTTGTTTAAATTTAATAAAATGCTTCGCACAATCGATGTGCTTTGGACAAAACCAAGTGAGTTATCTTTTTACTGTGCTCTTGGTATTCCTATAATTATCGCGCCGTCTATAGGTGCGCACGAAGACAGCAACGCCCGTTGGTTAGATGAAATTCACGCGGGAATTTTTCCTCCTGGCCCTGTTGAGTATGCTGATGAATGGCTTTTTGATTTGCGCGAAAAGGGCCGCCTTGCCGATGCGGCATGGGCAGGTTTTTTAAAAGCACGCAAGCTTGGCACATATAAAATAGAAGAACTTGTTAAAACCGGAAAATTTTTGCCGGGTGCAGGCCCGCTGGAACAGTAA
- a CDS encoding phosphatidylglycerol lysyltransferase domain-containing protein: protein MMQIKTFPDFDMFSIDHREIFAQAQKNTKPSLSDITFNNLYGWHAFFNYKVSRFEELLFIHCQLENKLIVGQPIMLSASASYTQQFASLCSFLRAYQKESGLEVVFKNISQVCLKNIDVSGLSALSTLDSFDYVYSLSDLCELKGEKFSPKRNLIKQFQKKYSYSYEPLSSTNIAAAIEFAKTISTGTATNTKDMKLYCIACILLESYNALELYGGLIFINNKVCGLTIASIERHFEYSDGIFPTVVVHTENADQGYKGIYQALNNFFVSSLPKDIVFVNREEDMGISGLRKAKQSYQPARFVEKTELSLI, encoded by the coding sequence ATGATGCAAATAAAAACTTTCCCTGATTTTGATATGTTTTCAATAGATCACAGAGAAATTTTTGCGCAGGCGCAAAAAAACACAAAACCGTCTTTATCGGATATAACATTTAACAATCTTTATGGCTGGCATGCTTTCTTTAACTACAAAGTAAGCCGTTTTGAAGAGCTGCTTTTTATTCACTGCCAGCTTGAAAACAAACTTATAGTAGGCCAACCCATTATGCTTAGCGCAAGTGCTTCTTACACGCAACAATTCGCAAGCTTATGCTCATTTCTTCGGGCTTATCAAAAAGAAAGCGGCTTAGAGGTTGTATTTAAAAACATCTCACAAGTATGCCTTAAAAACATAGATGTTTCTGGGCTTAGCGCACTAAGCACACTTGATTCTTTTGACTATGTTTACTCACTTAGCGACCTTTGTGAATTAAAAGGCGAAAAATTTTCTCCAAAGAGAAACCTGATAAAGCAGTTTCAAAAAAAATACAGCTATAGTTACGAGCCGTTAAGCTCAACAAACATTGCAGCTGCTATTGAGTTTGCAAAAACTATTTCTACCGGTACGGCAACTAATACAAAAGATATGAAGTTGTACTGCATTGCCTGCATTTTGCTTGAAAGCTACAATGCTTTAGAACTTTATGGCGGCTTAATTTTTATAAATAATAAAGTATGCGGGCTAACTATTGCAAGCATAGAACGACACTTTGAGTATTCCGACGGTATTTTCCCAACTGTGGTAGTTCACACCGAAAATGCCGACCAGGGTTATAAAGGCATCTATCAGGCATTAAATAACTTTTTTGTTTCGTCGTTGCCCAAAGATATTGTGTTCGTAAACAGAGAAGAAGATATGGGCATAAGCGGGCTTCGCAAAGCAAAGCAGTCGTACCAGCCGGCCAGGTTTGTAGAAAAAACAGAACTTAGCTTGATATAA